The following is a genomic window from Episyrphus balteatus chromosome 1, idEpiBalt1.1, whole genome shotgun sequence.
ATGCaccatttaagaaaaaacagcAGCACTGGCGAATATGCTAGTCCTcaacatatttatttaacaataGAGCCCAAACACTGAATTTCCATTGAATACCTCCTCACATTGTATACAATATCACAGAAAAATCCCATCCAGATCTATTTAAAGGAATGAAacgtttttaaaatgttaacaacTATTAACTGAAGAATCatagcattgaaaaaaaaaaaaaaccttttccaAAATTGCAACAATTTTTGCTATGAATCATTTCCAAAATCACTTTCGGTCTTAACTTAGAAATTCGttatttagagttttttttatctaagaAAAATGCAAAGCTTTAACCACTTCTGCTCATGAAGGCCGAGTCTAtcagaaataattgatttttttactcatataaaatatgtttagatcgaaaaatttcacaatttgaaatcaaaccaaagtggaatttttttattaatttattttatttttgctttttaaaaatgcaagAAAGCAAGTGGTTTACTATAGCAAAGTTTAAAATTCGGGTGGCATAAAAAAACGCAGAAAGTATAAACTTCAGTTGTGTTCTACAAATCGtcggcggaaagcaaaattgttctaaatccacttttttactaaaaatgagataatgatatgttttactaatttgggggtactctttccgaatttgaaaatcgtttttatctaaaacaaattttcagcagataatataattaaaagggacatagaacaattaaAACAGGTAAGTTACCTTCTGAAAATGagacccgagtattcttgattgttctaagtctcatcatattttgttctaagtccacttattatttaaagaaagtgcgtacttgtataggaattgttctatgtccaattttgggtttttagtttttaaaactataaaaaaatagtttgtatttattaatgaaGAAAACTTGTATTAATGGTTTCTTCAAAAggaaagaacaaactttataaaaaacataaattgaattagcgacgagcaaaaaaataccgctttcaattaatttgaatcttaaaaattgtcccctgtaaaatttgctcaTTGATTCATTCAATTagctttttctgttttttttttgtgttcaatcTACTTTTGAGTGTAAAATATTagcaatttttagttttaaaatctgTCTGCTTTCAACCTGATTCTGAACCAAATTTAAACTCACTGACACTCAAATTACTCCCTCCGGAGCGACGATATAAATAACATTAACATACTTTTTATATTCGAATGTACTCAAATTCATACATCTTCCGGCTAACTTATAATCATaatcactttttttctttaactccagaaaattaaataaaaaatttgtatgaaaagcaTATCAATTGCTTAAAATTAATCCAGAGTATTTGCTTTTAAAGCATTAGTTACGACATTGTGTTTGTTGTGCTTTATTGCATATTTGTATTGAAAtggtaacttaaaaaaaaaaatgaaatgttaattttaataaaatttggaaaatatatTAGCTACAAACATTAAATTGCATATTATgtgcaataataataaaaaacataaagcttaaaagaagaaataaaaacaattaaaattatgtacaataaaaataaaaatcaaaagaaaaaaaattaaaaataaaaaattaaattaaaaaaaaaactaaataaatttacCATAGACCGAAGCTGTCTCAAATTCTTGCAATAATTCCACAGGGAAATCATCAGAGACAGTCAAACTGGGATAATCATGTTGCGAAGAACTATCACGTCCAAACGAAGTTTTAGCAAAATGTCCACTTCCTCCTGATGCATTAACACTTCCAATATTCGCTGTACTCTGCGGACCCAAACTAATGTTTCCGCCACTTGCTATCGAAGCTGATCTTTCTGAACAGGCTACAcgttattatattttgtttttgttttgttttgaaaacacaGAACATACAACATAAGAAAGAAAGGAACaacataaaataatgaaaataataaaatacaactaaaaaataaaaataaaattaaaaaaaaaacacaaaaaggaGACACAcaaaaatgaatcttaaaaaagAGAATAGAATGTGAGCGCACAAAAAGCTGAATCACGAGTGAGAAAGCTGAAGAGAAAAAACAGAGCGAAAAAGACGCAAACGCAAGAAATTCAAAacgaaaaacaatttcaaacctGAACTGAAGATGTTTGTTTCGCCTGGCGGCGGCGAAGATGTGGGCTCAtctcttttcatttcattttcctcaaaattaaCAGAGTCCTGAACGGTTAGTAGAAGTCCACCCAACAGCATGTGGGTATTTTGTGCATCGGTTTCTACTTGTAGGGCATTCATTAGAATATTCACCAGGCGCGGCTTAAGCTGGataaaagtcaaaattctgaaacaaataaaagtcttttatttctttgttggaaatatttaaaaagttactCACTTTTCTGGATGTTCATTATTTAAATCACGAATTTGTAAAGTCTGAAAATGCAATGGCAGCGCTAGCATcgaaagtaaaatattaatcgAAGCTCTTCGTAATTCTATTCTGTTGTAGTTCACTGCCagggattttatttttaaatctttatcaGGCAGCACAACTTCCAAAGCCGATATAAATGCTGGTAATAGAACATGAATTCCATCTAAATCTAAACGGAACAAATCTGAAGAGTTCAACAGAATTGATGCCAAAGTTTCATCACACTCTTTGCTTTCAACTATCTTCATGCACTGCTGTAGAGCCATGTAGAAACGTGCCAAATAAACGGGGAGTATCTCTTCACCAGTTTTCTTCGAACAGAATATCTTACAGAGAGCTCCAATTGCTTCGGCACGTCCTGATTCGAATTTATCTATTGTCAATCCTCGGGGAAGATTTGCAGGATCATTATTAGAATTGGGATGTGACAATGAAATGCTCCCCTTACGATTCTCCATTACCATTGATGATGGTCGTTTGCTGGCCTCAGAAGCTTGACGCTTTGCATTCGCCAACCATGATTCACCACCAATATAAGCAGCTTCAAATAACCATTCACCAAATAGATGAAGTACACTATTGCACAATGGACGAGTTGGTGCCAATGGTGGTCGTGGCTCCGAACCCATGGATGGAAGAGCtttaataggaaaaaaaaatttagtatcaTTTTATAaagattcttttttgtttttacaatttaaaCTACTCGAAGATGGAGGTCCAGATGTTGGTGTGAGTGGCGGTTGAGTGCTTTGTGAACGAGAACTGGTCAACCCAATCAATGCTGCTTTACTTAAACCTTTTGGaagaacaaaattatattactaattttttatcaaaaaagaaaaaaagtaatgataagacaaattcattcaaaaacatCTGTAAAATTAAAAGGGCATTAACGCCCCTCAATCTATATCTACTTTTCCAACtgttatctataaaaaaaaaagtaggaacTGACTTTTCAAATTGATACAAAAacattaagaaaatttaaattaactaggctacagaaaaaattaaaatctacttAATGCTTGTAAAAGAAGTGAAGTAAAAGCataattttttgtaacaaaaacaaataaaattgcattaatATAGTCAAACACTTTAATAGGtaagttatttttaattctttttatttttatttgttttaactgCAATTCAAGTATTTAATAAAGTCATAAgttaaaactaaaacttaaaaccAATTGTAATTAACAAAATAACTGAAGTTTTGAGATGAATGAAACTATAAGCAAATACTAGATTCTATCGCTAATTATCACCATCTTAAAGATTACAAAGgttatataaaatttgataaCTAATCTACTAATTCAATTCTACAAAACAGGTGCTAGGCggttatttaaaagaaatttaacacacaatttttaatgatttttatttttcaaacaaatattttaaatgaatacaAACTTTAAAAGAATTGAAATCAAAGCatagcaaataaataaatagctaAAAGTGGCTTGGCAGTTGTTTAACGCTATCAATAATCAGCATCAGGAACAGGGTAtataagaaaattaatgaaCTATGTAACTTCATTTGTAATAAAGGCTGTCTTTATTTATTCTTTCGGACCCTGACAACCCTAAAATTTTATCTAAGCTAAATTTATAAACACATCTAATGCTTTTTTGTATGGCTCAAAACACTACCTATCACCCAAAGCACCAGTTGTGCACGAAAAGGTATTTTTGATTTGATGACACCAATGCTTGATATCATCGACAATCCAATCCAAAGAAGAAGCTGCTTTGAGTCTTCAACTTCGTAGTACCGTACTTAAAGACTTTTACCCGCActgataataattatttatcatCATGAATAATGCATTAATAATTTCTCCCCAGAAGTGGAAAACCACAAAAATTGTGTCAGTCCCGAAAAAATGCTAATGCGGTTTCCAAATACAAGTTCATATCTTTCATTAATAACATcagaaatattttggaaaaaaaaataattctaaggtTTTAAAATCTTGGCTGTGCATTTTTCCTTTTGAGAACTACACTCGAGACTgcccttttttcaaattttattccgCCATCTCAGAATTTATGTCACATAGATGATTTCTTATTCTTAAACTCCGAATATTTGGAAAGCACgtgcacacgggtgcgaatttgacaggacaaaaatgaaaagtggtcacagaaaagtgtctttataagggtgaaaatacatttttttggaattgtgaatacagtattcgaattcctcggaaaattctacatcaatttcatatatgattttccataaaatagtgggaccgaaaaaagttcaagtgccatgaaaaagtatacaccaaattcacaaaaaagaggtgtgcctataGAGGGTTAAATATGAAAGATTCACGTCTTCCAAAAAATTTGGCTTTGAGAACAATTTATTACAAAGTCGAGTTTGCATgcagaattgttaaaaattgtaCAACGGAGGACTGGCCCATCATGTGTAAGCTCTGTAATCCGGACGAAAGAGAAGATGTGCTTGGGAAAATACCCCATATTTAGCGAAACAAAAAGCATTATCtttggaaataaattgcacgactggggtcgcacgtacttgctcttatgcttaaagtaactataatgttaaagctttttattcaagaaatttaaaattcgatattttgaagaaatttcataagtagtataaaaaaattaaatctgtttttataattaataaaactccgttttaaaatatcttaaaaaaaaaaaacaaatatgccattttatttctcgtataaaaaggtatttttagaaaaaaaattttgaaaattgtaggagccgttttttaaaaaaataattttttatatataaaatttttttaacatttttcaaaaaaaaagttggtatgccattttcaagaaataattaatttacacataaaaacttaatttcaaaatttttcattgatccgttttcaaaaaattgatttttcaaaaaaaaatgttgaaatattttttaaaaaaccaaaaatgcgtttttttttaattttctaaaattttaatattatctttacttacacacttttgtataaaaattttcaattaaatcaggttaattttgtacgagatattcagaaacgaaaaaaaccgttctatgacaggtaccgttaataacggtacaaaaaatattttttttatttaaaaagttggcccttatgtgtagtattacacacaaaaattttaatcaaaatcgttagagccgtttttgaaaaaaattaacttttctatttccgttatatggcaggtaccgttagttttggtcataaaaaaaaaatttcaatttcccctctagggaatcaccaaaaactgctaactaccaagtttgaagaaaatcacttcactcgtttaggctgcagctccagatagagacagacggacagacagacagacagacagacagacagacagacagacagacagacagaattgccggacccacttttttggcattctccatcatcgtaatgtcatgtaaaattgttatctcgagttcgattttttttacgaatcctaaacttgccctatagtacctatatcgcaagtaaaaattgtagatATTAATCGTCCATGGTAGGCAAACTTTCAACGAAGGTAATATAATAAAGAGAATGAGGCACATTTGACTTGGATTTATAAGTCAGAAAATTAAGTTGAAGATCACAAAAAAGACCAATATCTCGGATACTTTTAAGGATGGGTTGATTGTAGAGTAAATATTAAGGAGAGTGAGACAGTTGGTAACGTTAAACCTCCAAGAGTGTAACGAATAACTGCCGTTCAGACTCGGTAGAAAATTTTGGGTTCCCTCTATTCTTCCGACTAATAAACACAGAAATGTTTGAGAGTTGTTAGTCATTAGACCATAGCCTTTCATGGATAAATAGTGCCGCAAGTTTATTTTCGAtatcgattttaaaaaaagatggATTCAAGCCAAGTGAAGAAAATTAAACATCGTCTATTTGTTAATTCAATAGAAATTCAACCATCATTGCAGCTTCCTAATTCATTATTTCTAAAAAGCTGACGAGATGATTACCAGTCGATGTTTGTGTTCGGAAATATTTAACTATAAATTCTTTcctattctttttaatttaatgtttttatttattaaatagaaataaaatgaatGATGTATTTAGGAATTAAtagtcaaaaataatatcttaactAATAAATGGTATGAAATGGTCAATGGACATACACGCAAATGAAAAATTAGTTGAAGAAAACACTCTTTATGATAGAAAAAGCTTAATTTGGAAAATAGGAAAGAATGATTTGGCGATGTCATAAATTCAATCATAAATCCGATATCAGCTTGGAATCCTGAGAAAAAACTATCTCAGAATCCTTTGGTAATGGAAATTTTAATggtgttttcaaataaaatgaattgcttgatattttttttcggtaagGATTCGTAACAAAATGTCGTTTAGGATAGAACAAATGATTGGAGTGaatagaaaaacaacaaaaatgaaacaatgaTCACAGGACAAAACAAGAGTAAAAGAAGAAACTAATCATTAAAAGCATTAAGGACGAGCACAAAAGctgagtttttaaataaaaactacaaACAAATACCACACATTAATGATTTGCTTTCGAAAGAAAAATCAAGTCAAAGATATAAGTTTAAAGACCACACCCTTTTGTTGTGATATAGATGGCGCCACACTAAAAGATTTGGCCAAACGCCTTTGCAATGGTGGCGTTGGTGAATGTGGTAAATGTTCTCCTGTTGCAACACTACTACCTAAACCCGAGGTTGTTGATGTTAATGGAGTTCCATACGACGAACTACTGCTAGCACTAGACGAATGATGGTGATGGCCAATTATAGCGTTAAGAGCATGTGTGGCCGTATTGCCACTTAAGCCACTAAGAAACGAAGAGCCACTACCTTCGGTGGCTCCCGATTTACTACTACTACCACCACCTGCACCAGTACTAAAACCAAACAAATGATGAGTATTATGATTTAAACCAGAACCGCTACCGTGAATGGCATCGCTCAATGATGAACGAATGTCCATTAGATTTGTGATATTTTCATCGTGGCTATGCGATGGCTGATAGATACCTGTAGTAAGCGAAAGTTAAGTTAAGTAATTCATAAAAAAGAGTTAATAAGAATACTGATGAATGTGTTTTGGTAGTGGGTTTAATATTGGTGTGTAACTTACCCAAGAATGCATCGACTTGTGATGAGATTCCTTTTATCGCCTTGAGGAATATTTGAGGAAGGAGCAGTAAACATGGATGTTGATAGGGTTCAGCACCTTTGTCGCGTGTCAGAGCCCATTGCATAAAATGTGAAGACTTGCTTATAACATGCGGATAGCATAGAGCTGTTGGATTTCCAATTGTCCGCAGGAAGCGATACCATGTTTGTGCAATGCAGTCATTTGTTATTCCACTTGGGATTAGTTGTGCATCTTCATCAGCTAAAACAGATATCAGTCTTTTagtcaaaatttaacttctttaaagcttttttctaTATTTACAGATTTTGAGTTCGGGAAATGTAGGTCcatacataaaatttattaatcgtGAGGTTAAAGCTAAATTTACTCGATTCCATTGTTCGATTAAAGCTATTCGATGTCTCCAAAGTAAACAGGATTCTTGAAGCGTCTTCCACAATGATGGCGATGGAAAGCACCGGACACATGCCAAGAGCCAAACTTCAAAGAGTACACTGAGCACACGTTCACAAAGCTGATCACCTACATCATCTTTGACTGTTGGCGGAGCCAAAAGGATTTCATTGATTGCCAGCAGGAACAAAAGTAACGATTCCCATGTGTCACGATTCATTGTTTGTGATATTTGTGCAGTTTGTTGGAGGGTTCGCAGAACTCGATGACAAAGAACTGCTTGTCGATTGATTTTATCAGCACCTATGTATAAGGAATTACATTATTATAAGTTCAAGTTTTCGTAACTAGAGGATTGTTAGGGGATTTAAACACATACCCAGTGGTTGATACAAAAAAGGTAAGACTtgcaaaagattaaaaaaataattagtgtttttagaGAAAGAGTTTATAGAAAATTTAGTTTGTCAAGAAATATCTGTTTGGATGAGGGATGAGGATGCTTAGTTTctcttacagaaaaaaaaaaaaaaaacaacataaacacGTGTCTCACTTAAATTCACTCCAAATCTAGTTGTTTAAAGAAGAAGAACCTTTCTAATGGATCAAATTAACCCGAGTCACacatttgttataaataattCTAGAGAGCTTCTAGATAATTGAAGAGTGATTTTAGGATTTTTGGTTCGATAACGAGCATATTTAAAAAGAGAATGCTGATGAAGATAAAAACTATAGGGAAGATGATATAACCGCCCCCGACTCGTACTCTCCTTTCCTAAAACACacaatcatttattttatgtgaGTGTTTGGTGTGttggtttcattaaaaatgcaCGTCGAAAATTACAATATGGGATTTTTGCTTCTCATTTCAGCTTGtagtgtaaaacaaaaaaacacctgAAAATTCGTTTCTCTAGGTGAAACCTCCTATATGCAATCACTTCTGCTGTGGACTAAACGAATTTATAAGGCCGGATGTTTTTCAGTGTTAAGAAATGTAATAGTACAAGTAAAGGCGGACTTAGATTCCGTTCATAGCAGTTAGGAAAGAGACCAAGTCAGTGACTACACCAACTACGTCAGCGACTCCAAAAATCAATAGGTGTTTGAAAAAGTTTATCAGTTTGAATAAATACTTCATGAAGTCCAATTGGTCGGACGTATTGACAGTTGTGtaagtttaaaaagaaaaataggcTCAAGAGATTACCACTACTATGACCAAAAGTTAATGGtccaaacgaaatatgctgaaagACCATCTTTAGGACTTTtcgaatttggtaacttgttcattctaaatccttacggtttttcattatatgcagttcttgtgaaatttctaaaaacatCTACTTTGAACTAGTATTTTGCTTCCCCTgtccattattgatttttatttttttacaattactaaaatattgatgaatagttataaaaaattaatttatcaacccatttttttttatttcgtataacattttggtataaatttattaacaggttcgaatttaaaaaaaaatcaatttacgaCTTTAATTTTAGAAAAGCATCAGTAATTTCGTTTCCTTATTCGACAAACTCATATTTCGCTTTCTTATAACtttgattttggtttttatgttgcaatgtactttgtttacttttattttgttttggaattagTTTACttcgatataaaatttttcgatttacatttgttttgtttattttgtgtgcATGTTAAGTGTTAAAATTCGTGCAAATTTTAACACCCTTAAGCTATTAACAACCACAAAAGGCTAACGAAACAATTGGTGGCGAATAATTTGCGTTAATTTATTCTAAacattcacataaaaaaaaaaactattacaatCTTAAGATAATAGcccttttaaattttaacgatTTGCGTAGCATTAAagcaaaattcttaaaaaaccaAATCAATCTATAAAACTGAAGACGAAATAAACTGatgtcaaaataaacaaaacgcaAAATGAACTTTTTCGAAATAACTTATTGGACTTGTAATAAATAtgcgaaacaaataaaaaaaaaacaataaaaccataAGGCGAAGTTATAGTTGGACAAACTGATCGAAATACGaagtaaacaaaaaaccaaataaaggattgcgaacaaataaaaaataatggtgTGAAAAACGTAACACCAGaaattgaatttaagaaaaaaacgaaacaatAGACACCCGACTTAATAGGTATAGATCTTATATCGGTGGGAAATGTCTCGGTTATACCTAGATAAGATTGCAAAGAACAAATAACAGTAGCTTTTTAATAGATTTGTTATTAATATGATGCAGAGTGATTAACTGTAATTCCACCAAATTTGTTCCCATTCAACCAATGAGGGACTCTTTTAGAACATCACCCCTATTACCCCCcgatcaattgatagttgataaaaaataaatttggatCTCTTATTATCTAATttgcaaacaatttaaaaacaaagaatGATGCCAACcgttattatttgaaatgtaattgaaaaattccgttaaaaaaatgatcagtatttatcaactatcaattgatagttgataatcGTAATAGGGGTTTATGAGATCATGGCAATCCATATAGGATTGATAAAATTCGTTTTGAAAAAGGTTGCTCATAGAGCCCAATCAACAcaaagaaatttagaaaaactaTTTAGAATATTGTGAATAGCCAATAACCCAAACCCTAACCCTCAAAATAGAAAAGAGTACGAAAGaataaatactttttgtttaaaagtcCTGAAAATGTATTAGTATAGCTGATGCTGAATATCATAGAAATATCTATATGAACTTTTCATAGTACTTACTTTCTCCTTGCCGTGGAACAAAAAGATTATGAAGGTGACTGATGACTTTCCGGCAATACATATTTGGATCATCGCAAATCGGTTTTGGGACACTTATTCTTGGATTTGGATGTAATGCAGTCAACCATTCACAGTACACATTAACGCAATCTTTAATAGTTTCATGTTCTTGTAGTGGCAGTGATAAACCAAAACAAATGACATCCATACACCAAGTCACCTATAAAAAGATAGAAACCCAATAAACATCTTTTAGAGGTTTCAttcaatttcaaatcaaaaccTCTTCATCTTTAACCAAATGACTTGGTTCAGCATTTTGTGTTATACCCAAATTGGATGCCAGCTGCTTAACAACCGAAACAGCGACTTCTTTGCCCGCTGAAGCTGGAAATTTATTTAGCACACTCGAAGATTGTGCTTCGGCACTATTCGATGCAATAGTCGAAGATAGCGAAGCCCACTCCGAATACATAATGAAGAAATGAATTTGgtaatgaaatgaaaataatcatatgcaaatttgtaaaaaaaaaaacaggaaatcaATCTACGTGAGCATTTCCCAACcggagtttttctttttttatactgTTCTTATGGGcacatttttgtgttttcattcaaaatagtTTTGTAGTAAGTTtcttgaatatatttttatatttttcatcagTAAATACTAGGAATAAAggtttaatggttttattaatAAGTTATAGAAACATATATATAGgttttttctaagaaataaacaaaaaattagcttttggaaaaattttgcgtacaaatttttcaacttttttccacAACTGACAGttcgatttcatttttttttttatgtgacatttgtggaaaacttttatttttttgtacaggGATGTTAGGTGTGAATAAGGTAGGGTAAGTTTGCAGAATGTTGGtaattcatataatttacaatttgtttttttgtttattttgacaaGAGTGACGTTTatatgactgttctaacttgttctgacgtttctcacgaaactgtgctttcctgtcctgttctgatctagaaaaatcctcgttGAACATACTTCATAAGTAAAAGTAAAAGATTTAAGTTCTGTTTGATTTGTTTATAGCAGATTTTAATTTTCGAagtttcataatagaaatttataaaagttcGAACTCCTgaataagcctggtacgctgatcgcgctaaattttagctgagataaaattcccatacaagttatcgataacttgtatgggatccattttatctcggctaaaaattttcgataatttgtatggaagctaaaatttagcgcgagcagcgtaccaggctatacCAATTATAAAGGTCTTTTATGGTTGAGATCTTTTATCATTCATATAACAGAAAATTCATAGCAGAATAAAAGATTTTGCGGAATAGGcccaatttaattttatttgaacatgaattttgttttgttctagTGTAAgattgttttgtttaatatttttttttgaaagattttttttgcactgAATCTGGGTTGTATATTGTATTACTTTTGAATAGAATGCCATAGAAACTGCTTCAATATACATACCTATTTTCGTTACcgcttcaattttatttaatcatgaCTATTACCAAAGATGCAGTGATTCACTCGCAGGGATAAactactcgatccgcaaccaaatcaaatttcaatccgtgaactccccgggatgaactgtattatcgatccACAAAAACACACTAAACTGTTTACCGACATAATTATGTGATTGTTGACACTTACAAAGTCAAATGTCATTCTAGCACTTCCTCAACGGTGGGTTATGGTAATACGAAATCTTTCCCGCCgcagtgcatctgcgtcttcggtaatacgcgtccaaaacgcgtttcagacacgtttttGATGCCTTTTGGACGCATTTcaaacgtgtctgaaacgcgtccgaaacgcgtcgaaAACGCATCCGCAACGCGTCCATAactcgtctgaaacgcgtccaaaacacgtcctaaatgcgtctaaaacgcgtccgaaacgcgtaaaaaacgcgtctgaaacgcgtataaaacgcgtccaaaacgcgtctaaagcgcgtccgaaacgcgtccaaaacgcgtccaaaatgcgtccaaaacgcgtccgaaacgcgtctgaaacccgtccaaaacgcgtcctaatcgcgtccaaaacgcgtccaaaatgcgtcttaaacgcgtccgaaacgcgtctgaaacgcttctaaaacgcgtctgaaacgagTTTGTTGTTGTAACtgtcattattttatttttctcatgtCTTACCTTATTACTACTTTTGgctatttaaaaattctgtggCCACAATAACAATAaccgttaagaaaaaaaaatatttgagtgGTTTTATTATGCTTTCCAtttttaacggccatattattcactctggatttagtttggatttaagttaattttaaatccaatccattaaatctgaatttcataaatccaaggatttaattttttggtcatattattcactcaaaaaaaaattatatgtttattcaataaattttgtataattagcatttatctttatttttccttcacaaaatacgtgaaaaaacatctgaacactgtgaaaattaattttacatctggatttataaagttaaacagacctccagagagcagtttaaatttgtttggatttaacgagattggatttaaaaaattggatttaagattggatttaagtagtgattattatggaattggatttatttttgacatttgacattgtttacatccagat
Proteins encoded in this region:
- the LOC129920419 gene encoding ral GTPase-activating protein subunit beta isoform X13, which translates into the protein MYSEWASLSSTIASNSAEAQSSSVLNKFPASAGKEVAVSVVKQLASNLGITQNAEPSHLVKDEEVTWCMDVICFGLSLPLQEHETIKDCVNVYCEWLTALHPNPRISVPKPICDDPNMYCRKVISHLHNLFVPRQGEILPFLYQPLGADKINRQAVLCHRVLRTLQQTAQISQTMNRDTWESLLLFLLAINEILLAPPTVKDDVGDQLCERVLSVLFEVWLLACVRCFPSPSLWKTLQESCLLWRHRIALIEQWNRVNLALTSRLINFMYGPTFPELKISDEDAQLIPSGITNDCIAQTWYRFLRTIGNPTALCYPHVISKSSHFMQWALTRDKGAEPYQHPCLLLLPQIFLKAIKGISSQVDAFLGLSKAALIGLTSSRSQSTQPPLTPTSGPPSSTLPSMGSEPRPPLAPTRPLCNSVLHLFGEWLFEAAYIGGESWLANAKRQASEASKRPSSMVMENRKGSISLSHPNSNNDPANLPRGLTIDKFESGRAEAIGALCKIFCSKKTGEEILPVYLARFYMALQQCMKIVESKECDETLASILLNSSDLFRLDLDGIHVLLPAFISALEVVLPDKDLKIKSLAVNYNRIELRRASINILLSMLALPLHFQTLQIRDLNNEHPEKILTFIQLKPRLVNILMNALQVETDAQNTHMLLGGLLLTVQDSVNFEENEMKRDEPTSSPPPGETNIFSSACSERSASIASGGNISLGPQSTANIGSVNASGGSGHFAKTSFGRDSSSQHDYPSLTVSDDFPVELLQEFETASVYDNAHALFVRATYLVCHRLISSWKTDLNVSLAALELLSGLARLEIRDSEQLVAIEEPSQNLTIISTDALECKRAVKWICDYICYQCSRPPPAHSKDLHSTIVAAFQCTSAWLMQHPYLLQDQDCFKTVIEVVELGISGSKSIGKPGEPPKYKDQKELKPVSMRVRDAADILLTIIMEQVGYFPKECGASETISSLLDEVRLVKFCNSVDAKTVTTEQAIQKFKYFVTENNSILALLEEPLGNVEDPQPSLTLLLRSPFGRHVWNLQMRYLPRSKSGKKHTPVNPGRPVPMNDPPKRVEVIQKNYPDGVEKAKPCAADFSIPTLDKVREQYGSDLMNHWDKLIENQAIQEKQCWKAIENSGEVLHRTPECVPPTPVHEYQTARLFLSQFGFISYEPEEKMSEIPGYRQLIALDSDRKNFAQDINFLDRLSTRSHDTVHVFYMKSGQKTAEEIIGNMNAENIKSLSHNFGKMLLTLGWPVDIQDHCGWTGSVSTSWILRNKNEKPREESNDLRFNGKSSVLYWADVSSEIAFVVPTEFNRQKQTTTSTLTTTTDGSCLSHSASDKSVWNEKNVSADAASSKSTVTGAKPRTLSLELDQSKEPIPPTRRKNVTKPLLLPQPPAKILVIWIESYEDHLNFPIDDLLCYTSTGEESQISQTPKASDCHVIFLHALQSGLLRVKLQGPSGRMSFATPLVDGMVLSRRVVGNLVRQTAHNMAKRRRLDHDGFQPPHVRRRLKVQDIIQKYKFNFTQPELIAHLFKKSA